From Brassica rapa cultivar Chiifu-401-42 chromosome A06, CAAS_Brap_v3.01, whole genome shotgun sequence:
attattatttttgaattaacAAAAACTCACACATATGGATGTTGATTATGAATGATAAGACTATATCTATTCTGATACAATCCATCAGATTCTATTAGTTTATTTAGCTGTTTAATGTTGGTTTTAGTAAGTTCATCAgaatttacatattttaaatttacaatTATTAGAGTCAGATCAGGGTTGGATGTAGAAgctgtatttattttttaaattttatccgcaatatttaaaattattataatgctttatattagttttaaaaggtataattcaaaaaaaaaaactgtaaaagttttatatatttggTAAATTGTAGAAATTATATTGTTGtaacaatatatttactttttcatTTAACTTTTAGTAAATACAACTACATCAAAAgaatcttataaaataaattttatagaatttttgtACAGTTAGAGTCCAACTAATAAAATAGTTGTAGGAACTATATTTactaaagttttattttctaaccAGTAGAATATGACCATAGAAATACGTTCAAATTTTTTACTTCATTTTTACAGTTACATCAAATGTAACTTCTGTGCGTTAATTTCTACAGTGAATCAATATCATCGATAGTATGATATAACTGTAGAATGGGACAAGAGTTATGTCTTATGCCAACATTACATCCTTCCCCTCTTTCAAACCGTATCTTGGTGCATAAATGCTTTTAAATCAAATCGTTTTTCTTAGATGTGGACAAAGCAAACCGGAATAAACCGAATCAGAATTGCTTTCGTTGCCCAATTACTTCTCACTCGAAGTAAAAGCGTCTCGGTTAAGTTAATGGGCCTATTACCATAGCTAAAAAGCCCAATAATTGGTTTCGACGTGGCAGCTAGAGTTCCAGATGTCATCTCGCATCCTCAACGTGCCACGTGTTCTCCTTCTGTAACATTCTCCATTTCGTGGATGTCATAGAAGAAGACTTCAAAATCGAAACAGTATTCAAAGAAAGATGGCTTCTTCTAGTTGTTTCACCATTCAGTCACGTTTCGTCTCAGCGAGAACAAAGCTCGATTCAATCTCCAAACCGAGTCTCTCCGGATTCGCTTGTCGTTCTCTTACAAAACCCAGAAACTTGAATCTCTCTGTTCTTCTTCGGTGTTCCATGGGTTCCTTTAACTCTTCTCAGAAATCAGACAACGTCCAAGGTTCTGTTCTTTCGTCTCTTATTGTTTACTATATCTATCTTATAATCTAAAAATATGTTTGATTTCGCTTTATTAAAAGGTTATGCTTTGATGATTGTGATGTTTTGAAAGAGAGACTAGGTCAGGAGTTTTTACTTGGGTCACACTCAATCGGTTATGAGAATATTTGATCAAAGAGGTGTAGAATGTTTTAACCAATCAAAGCTTTGCATTTTCATTACCTGATAGAGAGCTTATCCAAAGGTTGTGATTTGATGATTATGATGTTCTGAAAGAAAGATTAGGTATGGAATGTTTACTTGCGTCACACTCAATCAGTTTTGAGGATTAGGTTAAAGATATGAAGGATGTTATAACCAACCAGAGCTTTGCATTTTTCATGTAGCTGTTGTTGAGAGTGTTGTTACTTTAGATCAGTTTAGTAAGCAAATTAAACCCTAAGATTTGAGAGATACAATGATGTGCAGAAGCTGCAAAGAGTGACTTTGCTTCAATAAGTGAAGGTGAGTGGAAGAAACGGCTAACACCAGAACAGTATTACATCACCAGACAGAAGGGAACAGAGAGAGCTTTCACTGGGTATGCACATGTCTTGTTCATCCAAGTACACACTATTACAATATTTCTTCACTCACTGTAACGACTTTGTTCTTTGTCTTTTTACatttaatcagtgagtattgGAATACAAAGACCCCAGGAGTATACAAATGTATCTGTTGCGACACGCCACTGTTTGAGTAAGCTACTATTTTCTCAAACTCGTTAATGATGATGCATTGTGATCAATGATTGGATAATTTTCTTGCAGCTCATCAACAAAGTTTGATAGTGGAACCGGGTGGCCATCGTATTACCAACCTATTGGAAACAATGTGAAGTCAAAGCTGGACCTCTCTATCATCTTCATGCCTAGACAAGAAGTTATCTGTGCTGTTTGTAACGCCCATCTTGGTCATGTCTTCGATGACGGTCCACGACCAACCGGAAAACGATATTGCCTCAACAGGTTTGAAATTTAAATCCCGCAGGGCTTATTTTTTCAAGATTCCTAA
This genomic window contains:
- the LOC103871116 gene encoding peptide methionine sulfoxide reductase B1, chloroplastic, with amino-acid sequence MASSSCFTIQSRFVSARTKLDSISKPSLSGFACRSLTKPRNLNLSVLLRCSMGSFNSSQKSDNVQEAAKSDFASISEGEWKKRLTPEQYYITRQKGTERAFTGEYWNTKTPGVYKCICCDTPLFDSSTKFDSGTGWPSYYQPIGNNVKSKLDLSIIFMPRQEVICAVCNAHLGHVFDDGPRPTGKRYCLNSAALKLESLERTRE